One stretch of Eggerthella lenta DSM 2243 DNA includes these proteins:
- a CDS encoding MATE family efflux transporter gives MARGAGMAGSSSMARPFARYVSFNVLGMVGVSVYILADTFFIANGVGSDGLAALNFSIVLYTVLQATGLMLGIGAATEFQVCSARGDRTGANRVFTTALVMAGCAAAVLLAVVEAFATPLASLLGADEATLPLTVTYLRTIFAFAPLFLLNNVLLPFVRNDSSPQLAMVAMLVGSFGNIALDALFIFGFGWGMFGAAFATGFAPLMSMAVLLIHFLRKRNTFRPVRLHLRARLVGHIAALGFSSFVVELSGGLVLLVLNLVILAFEGTIGVAAYGVVANFAFVASALFVGIAQGIQPLASNAYARGSDRDVRAVLRLALLTALVIATTTYAAVALAAEPLALAFNRDNDPQLTALAVDGMRVYFLGYFFAGANIVAAAFFSAVEKPAYGLAISIVRGLPAMLAFAAVLAALFGMAGVWATFPAAEAATFALTAVLLVRFVHGPRRRDREVVA, from the coding sequence ATGGCACGCGGTGCCGGCATGGCCGGCTCGTCGTCGATGGCGCGTCCGTTCGCGCGGTACGTGTCGTTCAACGTGCTGGGCATGGTAGGCGTGTCGGTGTACATACTGGCCGACACGTTCTTCATTGCGAACGGGGTGGGGTCGGACGGCCTCGCGGCGCTTAACTTCTCCATCGTGCTGTACACGGTGCTGCAGGCTACGGGCCTCATGCTGGGCATCGGCGCGGCAACCGAGTTCCAGGTGTGCTCGGCGAGGGGCGACCGCACGGGGGCGAACCGGGTGTTCACCACGGCGCTCGTCATGGCGGGCTGCGCGGCCGCGGTGCTGCTTGCGGTCGTGGAGGCGTTCGCGACGCCGTTGGCGTCGCTTTTGGGAGCGGACGAGGCCACGCTTCCGCTGACCGTGACGTACCTGCGCACCATCTTCGCGTTCGCGCCGCTGTTCTTGTTGAACAACGTGCTGCTGCCGTTCGTGCGCAACGACAGTAGCCCGCAGCTGGCCATGGTCGCCATGCTGGTGGGAAGCTTCGGGAACATCGCGCTCGACGCGTTGTTCATATTCGGGTTCGGGTGGGGCATGTTCGGCGCGGCGTTCGCCACGGGGTTTGCTCCGCTCATGAGCATGGCGGTGCTGTTGATCCATTTCCTCAGGAAGCGCAACACGTTTCGGCCGGTGCGCTTGCATCTGCGCGCGCGGCTCGTGGGGCATATCGCGGCGCTCGGGTTCTCGTCGTTCGTGGTAGAGCTGTCGGGCGGGCTGGTTTTGCTGGTGCTGAACTTGGTGATCCTTGCGTTCGAGGGAACCATCGGCGTGGCGGCCTACGGGGTGGTCGCGAACTTCGCGTTCGTGGCGAGCGCCCTGTTCGTGGGCATCGCGCAGGGCATCCAGCCGCTGGCCAGCAACGCGTACGCGCGTGGCAGCGACCGCGACGTGCGCGCGGTGCTGCGCCTGGCGCTGCTGACGGCTCTCGTCATCGCGACGACGACGTACGCTGCGGTGGCGCTCGCCGCCGAGCCGCTTGCGCTCGCGTTCAATCGAGACAACGATCCGCAGCTCACGGCGCTTGCCGTGGACGGCATGCGCGTGTACTTCCTCGGGTACTTCTTCGCGGGGGCGAACATCGTGGCGGCGGCGTTCTTCAGCGCGGTGGAGAAGCCGGCGTATGGCCTGGCTATCTCCATCGTGCGCGGTCTTCCGGCCATGCTCGCGTTCGCGGCCGTGCTGGCGGCGCTGTTCGGCATGGCGGGCGTGTGGGCCACGTTCCCCGCGGCCGAGGCGGCCACGTTCGCGCTGACCGCCGTGCTTCTCGTGCGGTTCGTGCACGGGCCGCGCCGGCGCGATCGGGAGGTGGTCGCGTGA
- a CDS encoding alpha/beta hydrolase gives MQQQLTKQTPEGFLLVGRIDAPEQPKAAVVIVHGLCEHFGRYDYVTQRLLEAGYAVVRFDHRGHGRSMGKKVWYDDRTQIVSDTDLFVEEARAQFPDLPVFMIGHSMGGFGAASYGTAHPGKLDGYVLSGAWTRDHASLASGAVEQGLDPETYIPNELGDGVCSDPAVGEAYLADPFVIKEFSVALLRAVHDGHLWLRAQAADFADPVLLLHGGDDGLVSPQDSIDMFREASSADKSLRIYAGLYHEIFNEFKKDRVIRDAIEWLDDHVR, from the coding sequence ATGCAGCAGCAACTCACGAAACAGACCCCCGAGGGCTTCCTGCTGGTCGGACGCATCGACGCGCCGGAGCAGCCGAAGGCGGCAGTCGTCATCGTCCACGGGCTGTGCGAGCACTTCGGCCGCTACGACTACGTGACGCAGCGGCTGCTGGAAGCCGGGTACGCCGTCGTGCGCTTCGATCATCGCGGGCACGGGCGCTCCATGGGCAAGAAGGTGTGGTACGACGACCGCACGCAGATCGTATCCGATACCGACCTGTTCGTCGAAGAAGCCCGCGCGCAGTTCCCCGACCTGCCGGTGTTCATGATCGGACACTCTATGGGCGGCTTCGGCGCCGCCAGCTACGGCACGGCCCATCCCGGCAAGCTGGACGGCTACGTGCTGTCGGGCGCTTGGACGCGCGACCACGCGAGCCTGGCCTCGGGCGCCGTCGAGCAGGGGCTCGACCCCGAGACGTACATCCCCAACGAGCTGGGCGACGGCGTGTGCTCCGACCCCGCCGTGGGAGAGGCCTACCTGGCCGACCCCTTCGTCATCAAGGAGTTCTCGGTGGCGCTGCTGCGCGCCGTGCACGACGGCCACCTCTGGCTGCGCGCGCAGGCCGCCGATTTCGCCGACCCGGTGCTTCTGCTGCACGGCGGAGACGACGGCCTGGTCAGCCCGCAGGACAGCATCGACATGTTCCGCGAAGCGTCGTCGGCTGACAAGTCGCTGCGCATTTACGCGGGCCTCTACCACGAGATATTCAACGAGTTCAAAAAGGACCGCGTCATCCGCGATGCCATCGAATGGCTCGACGACCACGTGAGGTAA
- the rsmI gene encoding 16S rRNA (cytidine(1402)-2'-O)-methyltransferase encodes MAGKLIICPTPIGNLGDMTERALEALRSADAVCAEDTRVTGKLLAAFRIEKRIERLDEALIGERASSLVERVAAGEVIAYCSDAGMPGVSDPGLRLVRAAREAGVPVEVLPGATAVATAYVASGSANPRFYFGGFFPRKDAERRAVVESLRALDAALLFYESPNRLVAALTSLAETVPHREIAVCRELTKLHEEVVRGPLPEVRDAFAAREREGAGIKGEIVLVIDGPSEAEDAAAEQDAEVAARARAAELKAAGVRSKDVARAIAEEFGIARNAAYDISLEA; translated from the coding sequence ATGGCCGGCAAGCTCATCATATGTCCTACGCCCATCGGCAACTTGGGCGACATGACCGAGCGCGCGCTCGAGGCGCTGCGGTCGGCCGACGCGGTGTGCGCCGAGGACACGCGTGTCACAGGCAAGCTGCTAGCGGCATTCCGCATCGAGAAGCGCATCGAGCGGCTGGACGAGGCGCTCATCGGCGAGCGCGCGTCGTCGTTGGTTGAGCGCGTGGCGGCAGGCGAAGTGATCGCGTACTGCTCGGACGCCGGCATGCCGGGCGTGTCCGATCCGGGGCTGCGCCTCGTGCGCGCCGCCCGCGAGGCGGGCGTGCCGGTGGAGGTGCTGCCGGGCGCCACGGCCGTGGCCACGGCGTACGTGGCCAGCGGCAGTGCGAACCCGCGCTTCTATTTCGGTGGCTTCTTCCCGCGCAAGGACGCCGAACGCCGCGCCGTGGTGGAGAGCCTGCGCGCGCTCGATGCGGCGCTGCTGTTCTACGAGAGCCCGAACCGCCTGGTGGCGGCCTTGACCTCGCTGGCGGAAACGGTTCCGCACCGCGAGATCGCCGTGTGCCGCGAGCTGACGAAGCTGCACGAGGAAGTGGTGCGGGGCCCGCTGCCCGAGGTGCGCGACGCGTTCGCCGCGCGCGAGCGGGAGGGCGCGGGCATCAAGGGCGAGATCGTGCTGGTGATCGACGGTCCGAGCGAGGCCGAGGACGCCGCCGCCGAGCAGGACGCCGAAGTCGCAGCCCGCGCCCGCGCCGCCGAGCTGAAGGCCGCCGGCGTGCGCAGCAAGGACGTCGCCCGCGCGATAGCCGAAGAGTTCGGCATCGCGCGCAACGCGGCATACGACATCTCGCTCGAGGCGTGA